In a genomic window of Nostoc sp. UHCC 0870:
- a CDS encoding peptidoglycan DD-metalloendopeptidase family protein, producing the protein MTFPYRFFLLCGLVSAFGLTTAIMPNSNSASAAVEGCPISALSRFRRHKVVRGDTLVSIAQRYNLVPETIVGMNPSLQDGSLPTVGSELQIPPFNGVVVEVPRGQTWRQIATRFKVRPDALFEVNGCQQDPRIVFVPGVNWSPNGFTATPKTAMFTTSVKLSGYPFQQAREVTLPYGWQINPNTGEVFFHSGIDLLADVGTPVEAIAPGKVVFAQEQGTYGNLVIINHNGGLQSRYAHLDSIQVKVGQQLNKGQVLGTVGTTGQPTGKQSHLHFEIRSSSSLGWVAENPKDYLKP; encoded by the coding sequence ATGACTTTTCCCTATCGTTTTTTTCTCCTTTGTGGCTTAGTTAGTGCTTTTGGACTAACAACAGCTATAATGCCAAACTCAAATAGTGCTAGTGCTGCTGTTGAGGGTTGCCCAATTTCGGCTTTGTCTCGTTTTCGGCGGCATAAGGTGGTTCGTGGTGATACTTTGGTTAGCATTGCACAGCGTTACAATCTTGTTCCTGAAACGATTGTGGGTATGAATCCATCTCTTCAGGATGGTTCGCTTCCGACTGTGGGTAGTGAATTACAAATTCCTCCTTTCAATGGGGTAGTTGTAGAAGTACCTCGCGGTCAAACTTGGCGACAAATAGCGACAAGATTTAAAGTTCGTCCTGATGCACTCTTTGAGGTGAATGGTTGTCAACAAGACCCCAGAATTGTCTTTGTACCTGGGGTAAACTGGTCGCCTAATGGTTTTACTGCGACTCCTAAAACTGCTATGTTCACTACCTCTGTTAAGCTATCTGGCTATCCTTTTCAGCAGGCGAGAGAGGTGACGTTACCCTATGGCTGGCAAATTAACCCCAATACAGGTGAGGTATTCTTCCATAGCGGCATAGATTTGTTAGCAGATGTGGGAACTCCTGTTGAAGCGATCGCACCAGGTAAGGTAGTATTTGCTCAAGAACAGGGTACTTACGGTAATCTCGTCATCATTAACCATAATGGTGGACTGCAAAGCCGTTATGCCCATCTTGATAGTATTCAAGTTAAAGTTGGTCAACAACTCAATAAAGGTCAGGTACTAGGAACTGTCGGCACAACCGGACAACCAACGGGTAAACAATCCCATCTGCATTTTGAAATTCGTTCGAGTTCTTCTCTCGGTTGGGTAGCAGAAAACCCCAAGGATTATTTAAAACCATAA
- the petN gene encoding cytochrome b6-f complex subunit PetN — translation MAILTLGWVSLLVVFTWSIAMVVWGRNGL, via the coding sequence ATGGCGATTTTGACATTGGGTTGGGTATCACTACTAGTTGTGTTTACTTGGTCAATTGCAATGGTAGTATGGGGTCGTAACGGACTATAG